The following coding sequences are from one bacterium window:
- a CDS encoding tetratricopeptide repeat protein: VAEKKLPNNSEVFARIAAIWRRQGKFEAAAERLKKAFELDPQAADLPWQIGMTCWALGMYADAEVYFDRSISLLPDQGMSYIAKASIYISWRGDTKKSRSELERVPTQYHPWADLTWLDIYERNYHTALDRLDHAPVSTIEDFSSVTPVSQLRGLVYRFMNDSVRSHASFDSARVILESEIKMRPDDFRLHKSLGIVYAGLGRPEAAVREAELAVEQLPISRDAFFGVNPLISLAQVYIMVGKYDAALEKLEFLMSLHAPKWITAPILRLNPIYDPLRSNPRFQKLVSKGE, from the coding sequence GTTGCTGAAAAGAAACTCCCGAACAACAGCGAGGTTTTTGCACGTATTGCCGCCATCTGGAGACGGCAAGGGAAATTTGAGGCAGCAGCAGAGCGGCTGAAGAAGGCGTTCGAACTCGATCCGCAAGCCGCGGACCTTCCGTGGCAGATCGGCATGACATGCTGGGCACTTGGCATGTATGCTGACGCTGAAGTGTATTTTGATCGTTCCATTTCTCTTTTGCCTGACCAGGGCATGTCTTACATCGCAAAAGCATCGATCTACATAAGTTGGCGTGGCGACACCAAGAAGAGCCGAAGTGAACTTGAACGGGTGCCAACGCAGTACCATCCTTGGGCCGATCTGACTTGGCTGGATATCTATGAACGCAACTATCATACGGCACTGGACCGTCTGGACCATGCGCCAGTAAGCACAATTGAAGACTTTTCATCGGTCACTCCAGTCTCTCAACTGAGAGGATTGGTCTACAGGTTTATGAACGATTCGGTGCGTTCCCATGCGTCCTTTGATTCTGCACGGGTGATCCTGGAATCCGAAATTAAAATGAGACCCGACGACTTCCGGCTCCACAAGTCTCTGGGAATTGTCTATGCCGGTCTCGGACGACCGGAGGCGGCCGTCCGGGAAGCAGAGCTTGCAGTTGAGCAGCTCCCGATCTCTCGGGATGCCTTTTTTGGTGTGAATCCACTCATATCTTTGGCCCAGGTGTATATTATGGTCGGGAAGTACGACGCTGCCCTTGAGAAACTGGAATTCCTCATGTCTCTTCATGCTCCAAAATGGATCACCGCGCCCATTCTTCGGCTTAATCCGATATATGATCCGCTCAGGAGCAATCCGAGATTTCAGAAGTTAGTATCAAAAGGAGAATGA